Proteins from a genomic interval of Stenotrophomonas maltophilia R551-3:
- the gspG gene encoding type II secretion system major pseudopilin GspG: protein MIASRRPIRLSFTAARNQSGMSLLEIIIVIVLIGAVLTLVASRVLGGADRGKANIAKAQVQTVASKVDNYQIDTGKLPGSLNDLVTAPAGVGGWLGPYAKPADLNDPWGHALEYRAPGEGQPYELISLGKDGKAGGSSVDADIRYQP from the coding sequence ATGATTGCTTCCCGTCGACCGATCCGCCTTTCCTTCACCGCCGCGCGCAACCAGTCGGGCATGAGCCTGCTGGAAATCATCATCGTCATCGTGCTGATCGGTGCGGTGCTGACCCTGGTCGCCAGCCGCGTGCTGGGCGGCGCCGATCGCGGCAAGGCCAACATCGCCAAGGCGCAGGTGCAGACCGTTGCATCCAAGGTCGACAACTACCAGATCGATACCGGCAAGCTGCCCGGCTCGCTCAACGATCTGGTGACCGCACCGGCGGGTGTCGGTGGCTGGCTGGGGCCGTATGCCAAGCCGGCTGACCTGAACGACCCGTGGGGCCACGCGCTGGAATACCGTGCGCCGGGCGAAGGCCAGCCGTACGAGCTGATCAGCCTCGGCAAGGATGGCAAGGCCGGCGGCAGCAGCGTCGATGCTGACATCCGCTACCAGCCGTAA